The Crocosphaera sp. UHCC 0190 genome has a window encoding:
- the ligA gene encoding NAD-dependent DNA ligase LigA: protein MINDSPIPQRIQQLRQQLQKASYAYYVLDNPIMEDSVYDQLYRELETLENQNPDLITPDSPTQRVGDKLASQFISVTHNIPLYSLENAFNLDELKQWEQRWQRHSENKNIDKFEYVCELKIDGSALALTYENGLLIRGVTRGDGNTGEDITQNIRTIRSIPLKLNLDNPPPLLEVRGEAFLPLDEFARINQERQQIGEALFANPRNAAAGTLRQLDPKIVDQRRLQFFAYTLHLLNSEITSQWDSLEYLQKSGFLVNPHRKLCPSLAEVAAYFSYWETARKDLPYMTDGVVVKLNSYQLQQQLGFTQKFPRWAIALKYPAEEAPTLVEDIIVNVGRTGAVTPMAVMKPVHLAGTIVQRATLHNSDRIAQLDIRVGDTVIIRKAGEIIPEVVRVLTELRPPNTQPYQMPESCPECHSTLVRPLGEAVTRCINGSCPAILRGSLVHWASRDALDIRGLGEKIVILLIKNGLINSLADLYDLTPEKVANLERMGTKSAENLIKAIESSKQQPWSRVLYGLGIRYVGSVTAQILAENFPNVDQLSQASLSSLSLVYGIGEEIAQSVVDWFKISENCDLIQQLKNVGLQLEATPAPKKSSTVSLTSLTGKTFVITGTLPTLKRNEAKALIESAGGKVTGSVSAKTDYLVVGEDAGSKLIKAQELGITQLSETQLLALVESGR from the coding sequence ATGATTAATGACTCACCTATCCCACAGCGTATTCAACAACTCCGGCAACAACTGCAAAAAGCGAGTTATGCTTATTATGTCCTCGATAATCCTATTATGGAGGACTCAGTTTACGATCAATTATATCGGGAATTAGAAACCCTCGAAAACCAAAATCCTGACCTCATCACCCCTGATAGTCCAACTCAAAGAGTAGGAGATAAACTAGCTTCTCAATTTATTTCTGTCACCCATAATATCCCCCTCTATAGTCTAGAAAATGCCTTTAATCTCGATGAACTAAAACAATGGGAACAACGATGGCAACGTCATTCTGAAAATAAAAATATTGATAAATTTGAATATGTTTGTGAGTTAAAAATTGATGGATCAGCCTTAGCTTTGACTTATGAAAATGGTCTATTAATTCGAGGAGTCACAAGAGGAGATGGCAACACAGGAGAAGACATTACTCAAAATATTCGCACGATTCGTTCTATTCCTTTAAAGTTAAATTTAGATAACCCTCCGCCCCTATTAGAAGTTCGAGGAGAGGCTTTTTTGCCCCTAGATGAATTTGCTCGCATTAACCAAGAAAGACAACAAATAGGTGAGGCTTTATTTGCTAACCCCCGTAACGCTGCGGCCGGAACTTTAAGACAATTAGATCCCAAAATTGTTGATCAAAGACGCTTACAATTTTTTGCTTATACTTTACATCTTCTTAACTCAGAAATTACCAGCCAATGGGACTCTTTAGAATACTTACAAAAGAGTGGCTTTTTAGTTAATCCTCACCGTAAATTATGCCCCTCCCTTGCAGAAGTTGCTGCCTATTTTAGTTATTGGGAAACCGCGAGAAAAGATTTACCTTATATGACAGATGGGGTGGTAGTTAAACTAAATTCTTATCAGTTACAACAACAATTAGGGTTTACTCAAAAATTCCCTCGTTGGGCGATCGCACTCAAATATCCAGCAGAAGAGGCCCCTACCTTAGTTGAAGATATCATCGTCAATGTGGGACGAACAGGGGCCGTCACCCCCATGGCCGTGATGAAACCTGTCCATTTAGCGGGAACCATCGTCCAACGGGCTACCTTACATAATAGCGATCGCATTGCCCAATTAGACATCCGTGTGGGGGATACGGTGATCATTCGCAAGGCCGGGGAAATTATTCCTGAAGTGGTTCGCGTCTTAACGGAACTACGACCCCCCAATACTCAACCCTATCAAATGCCTGAGAGTTGCCCTGAGTGTCATTCTACCTTAGTCCGTCCCCTAGGAGAAGCCGTCACCCGTTGTATTAATGGTTCTTGTCCCGCAATTTTACGGGGTAGTTTAGTTCATTGGGCCTCCAGAGATGCTTTAGATATTCGGGGGTTAGGGGAAAAAATTGTCATTTTATTGATTAAGAATGGGTTAATTAATTCCTTAGCTGATTTATATGATTTAACCCCCGAAAAAGTTGCCAATTTAGAACGAATGGGAACAAAATCTGCGGAAAATTTGATTAAGGCAATTGAAAGCAGTAAACAACAACCTTGGTCACGGGTTTTGTATGGGTTAGGAATTCGTTATGTGGGTAGTGTTACGGCGCAAATTTTAGCGGAAAACTTCCCCAATGTTGACCAATTATCTCAAGCCTCTCTTTCATCCTTAAGTTTAGTTTATGGCATTGGAGAAGAAATTGCTCAATCGGTGGTTGATTGGTTTAAAATCTCTGAAAATTGCGATCTTATTCAACAATTGAAAAATGTTGGGTTACAATTAGAAGCAACCCCAGCACCGAAAAAATCTTCCACTGTTTCCTTAACCTCCTTAACGGGAAAAACCTTTGTTATTACCGGAACCTTACCCACCTTAAAACGCAATGAGGCGAAAGCTTTAATAG
- a CDS encoding mechanosensitive ion channel family protein yields the protein MTDQIALSIDIDTLIIFALVTLILMFLSIGIVLLPRVMGKIITHFLSGEIPTIYKKIIVPYHNWLGLILLLTVTDILMIFLHIPPWLKLLEIPLGLSIDVLIIWVGFQIFQDFFDRYLLEAAIANSSKLNSEFIIIAKYFANVAIIIIVLFVFAETHNINVLGLFASLGIGGLAVAFAAQKSLEQLLGGIVLYLDKPFVADDYIGLPDGTFGRVESVGLRSTKIRTSGKGTLMIVPNSSLTQINIENFTGGKKVVSLIYLTFYSLIPEDEKALIRQVILDSTSDIFGIDSRSTEVIFKEMSSKNGKLPVTQAQINFFILGSGEVSMELRRQFLDIANQQITHELKEYGIAFEIEDKTINVDSPITI from the coding sequence ATGACGGATCAAATTGCCTTAAGTATCGATATCGATACTCTTATTATTTTTGCCCTCGTTACTTTAATACTAATGTTCTTAAGTATTGGTATTGTTCTTTTACCGAGAGTGATGGGAAAAATAATTACCCATTTTTTATCAGGAGAAATTCCCACAATTTACAAGAAAATAATCGTCCCCTATCACAACTGGTTAGGGTTAATTCTGTTGCTGACGGTGACAGATATCTTGATGATTTTCCTACACATTCCCCCCTGGTTAAAACTATTAGAAATCCCCCTAGGGTTAAGTATCGATGTGCTGATTATATGGGTGGGATTTCAAATTTTCCAGGACTTCTTTGATCGTTATCTATTAGAAGCGGCGATCGCTAATAGTAGTAAACTCAATAGTGAGTTTATTATTATTGCAAAATACTTCGCCAATGTGGCGATTATTATTATCGTTTTATTTGTCTTTGCTGAAACCCATAATATTAATGTATTGGGTTTATTTGCCAGTTTAGGAATTGGGGGTTTAGCGGTTGCTTTTGCAGCACAAAAAAGTTTAGAACAACTCCTAGGGGGCATTGTTTTATATTTAGATAAACCCTTCGTTGCTGATGACTATATTGGGCTACCTGATGGCACTTTTGGCCGTGTAGAATCAGTCGGTTTACGGTCAACTAAAATTAGAACATCGGGAAAAGGAACCTTAATGATTGTTCCTAATAGTTCTTTAACTCAGATAAATATTGAGAACTTTACGGGAGGTAAAAAAGTGGTTTCTTTAATTTATTTAACCTTTTATAGTCTCATTCCTGAAGATGAAAAGGCCCTAATTCGCCAAGTTATTTTAGACAGTACCAGTGATATTTTTGGCATTGACTCTCGTAGTACAGAAGTCATTTTTAAAGAGATGTCTAGTAAAAATGGAAAATTGCCCGTTACCCAAGCACAAATCAACTTTTTTATATTAGGATCAGGGGAAGTTTCCATGGAATTACGCCGTCAATTTTTAGATATTGCCAATCAACAAATCACCCATGAACTCAAAGAATACGGTATTGCTTTTGAGATTGAAGATAAAACCATTAATGTTGATTCCCCCATTACTATCTAA
- a CDS encoding mechanosensitive ion channel family protein: MTTFLDYLQNIFQFNEATQTLIIKFGLQVFIFLLFLILSLFIGRYTPFLVKIIIQKFSPKKVSEIYDNLITPIENLFKITGTFLLVSLSLNFLKAYPGIHGFIKFFVDFSLIGSLAWLISRLFRQFVRIYGIELIRKLGREADELLLVFETIFNVMVGFIAVIAFAQNQQINLVGLLASLGIGGLAIAFAAQKTLEQLLGTCVLYLDRPFIPGEYIRLPSGLFGRVESIGLRSTKIRTAAKSTLMIVPNSIMANLEIENVTRGKKVMVLLYLDFTKELEDSEQALVEQVVKESTDALFGIDPGSTKITLFPQESKPGIRARVTFFILGSSENSLELRKRLLELANDKITSQLMSYGIEFTVQEPTIYVESPVTI; this comes from the coding sequence ATGACAACCTTCCTAGACTATCTACAAAACATATTTCAATTTAACGAAGCCACACAAACATTAATTATAAAATTTGGTTTGCAAGTTTTCATTTTTTTACTATTCCTTATTTTATCTTTATTTATTGGACGTTACACACCTTTTTTAGTTAAAATCATCATTCAAAAATTCTCCCCAAAAAAGGTTTCAGAGATTTATGACAATCTAATCACTCCCATAGAAAATCTTTTTAAAATAACAGGTACTTTCCTTTTAGTTTCCCTTTCTCTCAATTTTCTAAAAGCTTATCCAGGTATTCATGGATTTATCAAATTCTTTGTTGATTTTAGTTTAATAGGAAGCTTAGCGTGGCTTATTTCTCGATTATTTCGCCAATTTGTTCGCATTTATGGCATTGAATTAATCCGAAAATTAGGAAGAGAAGCAGATGAATTATTGCTGGTTTTTGAAACTATTTTCAATGTAATGGTTGGCTTTATTGCTGTTATTGCCTTTGCCCAAAATCAGCAAATTAATTTAGTCGGATTATTAGCCAGTTTAGGAATTGGTGGTTTAGCCATTGCTTTTGCTGCCCAAAAAACCTTAGAACAACTTTTAGGAACCTGTGTTCTATATCTAGATCGTCCCTTTATTCCGGGGGAATATATCAGATTACCCAGTGGTTTATTTGGTCGTGTCGAATCAATTGGGTTACGTTCAACTAAGATCAGAACAGCCGCGAAAAGTACCTTAATGATTGTCCCAAATTCAATTATGGCAAACCTTGAAATTGAGAACGTTACCCGTGGTAAAAAAGTCATGGTACTCCTTTATTTAGACTTTACTAAAGAGTTAGAAGATTCAGAACAAGCCTTAGTAGAACAAGTCGTCAAAGAAAGTACAGATGCCCTATTTGGGATCGATCCTGGGAGTACCAAAATCACCCTATTTCCCCAAGAAAGTAAACCAGGAATTCGTGCTAGAGTAACTTTCTTTATTCTGGGTTCGAGCGAAAATTCCCTAGAATTACGAAAGCGTTTATTAGAATTAGCCAATGATAAAATTACCAGTCAACTCATGAGTTATGGTATTGAATTTACGGTGCAGGAACCGACAATTTATGTCGAATCTCCTGTTACAATTTAG
- a CDS encoding HAD family hydrolase has translation MVTICCGKVQFNNIQAIIFDKDGTLEDSQNFLRELTIRRARLIDAQIPGIGEPLLMAFGLQDNRLDPTGLMAVGSRQENLIAAAAYIAETGRSWFESLELAQNAFTETDKYLPKNASTSPLFTGSLDVLKILADGGLRLGILSAAPTKDVENFVREHQLSNYIQLMMGGDQTFTKPDPQLFIQACKNLETPPNLTLMVGDSQGDIIMAQQAGVGGTIGICWGNSHAPHLEKADIIITQLEEIQIC, from the coding sequence TTGGTAACAATTTGCTGTGGTAAGGTTCAATTTAACAATATCCAAGCCATCATTTTTGATAAAGATGGTACCCTGGAAGATTCTCAAAACTTTTTACGAGAATTAACTATTCGTCGCGCTCGTTTAATAGATGCTCAAATTCCTGGCATTGGGGAACCTTTATTAATGGCCTTTGGTCTACAAGATAACCGTTTAGATCCCACAGGTTTAATGGCTGTTGGCAGTCGTCAAGAAAACCTAATTGCAGCAGCCGCTTACATTGCAGAAACGGGACGCAGTTGGTTTGAATCCTTAGAACTTGCCCAAAATGCTTTTACAGAAACCGATAAATATTTGCCCAAAAATGCTTCAACTTCCCCTCTATTTACAGGTAGTTTAGATGTCTTAAAAATTCTAGCTGATGGTGGATTAAGATTAGGCATTCTTTCTGCGGCACCGACGAAAGATGTGGAAAATTTTGTGCGGGAACATCAATTATCAAATTATATTCAATTAATGATGGGTGGCGATCAAACCTTTACCAAACCAGATCCCCAGTTATTTATTCAGGCGTGTAAAAATCTTGAAACTCCCCCAAATCTAACCTTAATGGTAGGAGATTCCCAAGGAGATATTATCATGGCACAACAAGCAGGAGTCGGAGGAACAATTGGTATTTGTTGGGGAAACTCTCACGCCCCTCATCTGGAAAAAGCAGATATCATCATTACTCAACTTGAGGAAATCCAGATCTGCTAA
- the metK gene encoding methionine adenosyltransferase — MTRRYLFTSESVTEGHPDKICDQISDTIIDTLLYHDDQSRVAAEVVVNTGLVLITGEVTSKANVNFVDLARKKIAEIGYIDADNGFSANSCAVLVALDEQSADIAQGVTQAHEQRTALSDDELDRIGAGDQGIMFGYACNETPELMPLPISLAHRFARRLAVVRKMGELSYLRPDGKTQVSIVYEDGIPVGIDTILISTQHNETIGAITENDAVQAKIKSDLWDAVVLPVLGDMEMKPTSETRFLVNPTGKFVIGGPQGDAGLTGRKIIVDTYGGYSRHGGGAFSGKDPTKVDRSAAYACRYVAKNIVAAGLADKCEVQLSYAIGVARPVSILVETFGTGKVDENNLLDAVQELFELRPAGIIQSLNLRQLPSQRGGRFYQDVAAYGHFGRNDLDLPWEATDKATLLKDMLASPLAVGV, encoded by the coding sequence TTGACTCGCCGTTATCTATTTACTTCTGAATCTGTAACTGAAGGTCATCCCGATAAAATCTGTGACCAAATCTCTGACACCATTATTGACACCCTACTCTACCATGATGATCAAAGTCGGGTAGCGGCCGAAGTTGTTGTTAATACTGGTTTAGTCTTAATCACTGGGGAAGTAACTTCTAAAGCAAATGTTAATTTTGTTGATCTAGCCCGCAAGAAAATTGCCGAAATTGGCTATATTGATGCTGATAATGGTTTCTCTGCCAATAGTTGCGCGGTATTAGTTGCCTTAGATGAACAATCTGCTGATATTGCCCAAGGTGTCACCCAAGCCCATGAACAACGGACAGCCCTCAGCGATGACGAATTAGATCGCATCGGTGCAGGAGATCAAGGGATCATGTTTGGCTATGCTTGCAATGAAACCCCTGAATTAATGCCCTTACCCATTAGTTTAGCCCACCGTTTCGCCCGTCGTTTAGCTGTGGTGCGGAAAATGGGAGAATTATCCTATTTACGGCCCGATGGCAAAACTCAAGTTTCTATCGTTTATGAAGATGGTATTCCTGTGGGTATCGATACCATTCTCATCTCGACACAACATAATGAAACCATTGGTGCCATTACCGAAAACGACGCGGTTCAAGCTAAAATTAAATCCGATCTCTGGGATGCGGTGGTTTTACCCGTTTTAGGGGATATGGAGATGAAACCCACCTCAGAAACCCGTTTTCTGGTTAATCCTACCGGAAAATTTGTCATTGGTGGCCCCCAAGGTGATGCCGGGTTAACAGGACGTAAAATTATTGTGGATACTTATGGCGGTTATTCTCGTCATGGTGGCGGCGCATTTTCTGGTAAAGATCCCACTAAAGTTGACCGTTCCGCGGCCTATGCTTGTCGCTATGTAGCTAAAAATATTGTGGCTGCTGGTTTAGCTGATAAGTGTGAAGTCCAACTAAGTTATGCGATCGGGGTTGCTCGTCCTGTTAGTATTTTAGTAGAAACTTTTGGCACTGGCAAGGTGGATGAAAATAACTTATTAGACGCAGTTCAGGAACTATTTGAATTACGTCCTGCGGGCATTATTCAGTCTCTCAACCTGCGTCAACTGCCTTCACAACGGGGGGGACGTTTTTATCAAGATGTAGCTGCTTATGGGCATTTTGGACGTAATGATCTGGATTTACCTTGGGAAGCAACGGACAAAGCGACTTTACTCAAAGATATGTTGGCGAGTCCCTTAGCTGTTGGTGTTTAA
- a CDS encoding antibiotic biosynthesis monooxygenase yields the protein MSAEFLDFLTHKYAYVAVGEFKPGQFAEAQRLYEKAVSTYKQGFKGAFLLQKPGTDEGIAVIMWEKLEDMEANQNEIYQKLLAEMTPLFVKPPKTDFYEICSEIDGFSEE from the coding sequence ATGTCAGCAGAATTTCTCGATTTTCTCACCCATAAATACGCTTATGTTGCCGTGGGGGAATTTAAACCAGGGCAGTTTGCCGAAGCACAGCGACTTTACGAAAAAGCGGTTTCGACCTATAAGCAAGGGTTTAAGGGAGCTTTTTTGTTACAAAAGCCTGGTACAGATGAAGGAATTGCTGTGATTATGTGGGAAAAACTTGAGGATATGGAAGCGAATCAAAATGAGATTTATCAGAAATTATTAGCAGAAATGACCCCGTTATTTGTGAAGCCACCTAAGACTGATTTTTATGAAATTTGTAGTGAAATTGATGGATTTTCGGAAGAATAG
- a CDS encoding tetratricopeptide repeat protein, protein MLSELRDKTVPKRNWLLSLLVGVGLWQLSLPATAQMLLPYTPQLNAEQLEQQGLEVAEEAAQLIRFQQYDLALSRAKLATQLAPNKYQPWFILGTLYVIQQQVEPGIAALNKALELEPKEVGIKFTLGNAYFQVGNYAEAVTQLEEGLKLKPDVPAALFDLGNSYLKLGKMTEAIAVYQKAVTQQKDFWPAINNIGLIKYEQGDVNGAIKLWQNALEIDQEQVEPQLALAVAFYTQGKKEQAIKLGEAALKLDSSYGDLQHLKDNLWGEKLLKDTQKFLTTPQIRAILNDLEGKSS, encoded by the coding sequence ATTTTAAGCGAGCTTAGAGACAAGACTGTGCCTAAACGTAATTGGTTACTTTCGCTGTTAGTGGGTGTGGGATTATGGCAGTTGAGTTTGCCAGCAACGGCTCAAATGCTCTTACCTTATACCCCTCAACTGAATGCAGAACAACTTGAACAACAAGGGTTAGAAGTCGCGGAAGAAGCGGCTCAATTAATCCGCTTTCAACAATACGACTTGGCTTTATCCCGGGCCAAACTCGCTACCCAGTTAGCCCCAAATAAGTATCAACCTTGGTTTATTCTAGGAACTTTGTATGTGATACAACAGCAAGTAGAACCAGGAATCGCGGCTTTAAATAAAGCTTTAGAGCTTGAGCCAAAAGAAGTGGGAATTAAATTTACCCTGGGAAATGCTTATTTTCAAGTGGGAAATTATGCAGAAGCTGTTACCCAGTTAGAAGAAGGGTTAAAACTTAAACCAGACGTGCCGGCCGCTCTGTTTGATTTGGGTAATTCTTATCTAAAGTTGGGTAAAATGACCGAGGCGATCGCCGTTTATCAAAAGGCCGTGACTCAACAAAAGGATTTTTGGCCCGCTATTAATAATATTGGTTTAATTAAGTATGAGCAAGGGGATGTTAATGGGGCGATTAAACTGTGGCAAAACGCTCTAGAAATCGATCAAGAACAGGTTGAACCTCAACTAGCCCTTGCTGTGGCCTTCTATACTCAGGGCAAAAAAGAGCAAGCCATCAAATTAGGGGAAGCCGCTTTAAAATTAGACAGTAGCTACGGTGATCTTCAACATCTCAAGGATAATCTTTGGGGAGAAAAGTTACTTAAAGATACACAAAAGTTCTTAACAACGCCTCAAATTCGGGCTATTCTTAATGATCTTGAAGGGAAGTCTTCCTAG
- a CDS encoding response regulator has translation MTTVLIVEDDPINFRVFSKILTKRGGLIVKGTEDVDEVMRIAQAGEVDIILMDVSLSHSVYQGQAVDGIKITQYLKADPKTSQLPVILVTAHAMEGDREHFLKQSGADGYISKPVVDHQQFVNQILEMVTNHHQIDQG, from the coding sequence ATGACAACGGTTTTGATTGTAGAAGATGATCCCATTAATTTTCGTGTATTCTCCAAAATTTTAACGAAACGAGGGGGATTAATCGTCAAAGGGACTGAAGATGTAGACGAGGTGATGAGAATCGCCCAAGCGGGAGAAGTTGATATTATATTAATGGATGTTTCTCTATCTCATAGCGTTTATCAAGGGCAAGCAGTGGATGGGATTAAAATTACCCAATACCTCAAAGCTGATCCAAAAACGTCCCAATTACCCGTTATTTTGGTAACTGCTCATGCCATGGAAGGCGATCGAGAACATTTTCTCAAGCAAAGTGGGGCAGATGGCTATATTTCTAAACCTGTGGTCGATCATCAACAATTTGTCAATCAAATTTTAGAGATGGTGACGAATCATCATCAAATAGATCAAGGATAA
- a CDS encoding thylakoid membrane photosystem I accumulation factor yields MALIHVDHKPRSQWVVKGCLTCLLTLWLMLGLWGICPASASVDDDRLDGNIFVVYAGNGSLVPAKLTLMDSLKREMPTVLVFYLDDSRDCKQFALIVSRIQEFYGRAANIIPVSVDGIPVKDNYTPQEAGYYYKGAVPQTVVLDQQGKLIFDGKGQVRYEAVDDVLREVFNLLPRSQSVELKRRTFNEFNGELVEQ; encoded by the coding sequence ATGGCGTTAATTCACGTTGATCACAAACCCAGATCCCAATGGGTCGTTAAGGGGTGTCTTACTTGTTTACTGACCCTATGGCTTATGTTAGGATTGTGGGGAATATGTCCCGCTTCAGCGAGTGTTGATGATGATCGTCTCGACGGCAATATTTTTGTTGTCTATGCGGGCAATGGTTCTTTAGTTCCGGCTAAGTTAACCTTAATGGACTCTTTAAAGCGTGAAATGCCCACAGTTCTGGTTTTCTATCTAGATGATAGTCGAGATTGTAAACAGTTTGCCCTTATTGTCTCTCGCATCCAAGAGTTTTATGGTCGGGCTGCTAATATTATTCCTGTTAGTGTGGATGGTATTCCCGTTAAAGATAACTACACTCCCCAAGAAGCTGGTTATTATTATAAAGGAGCCGTTCCCCAAACTGTGGTATTAGATCAACAAGGAAAGCTCATTTTCGATGGGAAAGGCCAGGTAAGATATGAAGCTGTGGATGATGTTTTAAGAGAAGTCTTTAATCTCTTACCTCGTTCTCAGTCTGTAGAATTAAAACGACGGACTTTTAATGAATTCAATGGGGAATTAGTAGAACAATAA
- a CDS encoding J domain-containing protein, with protein MTEQQTTKQSTSGKIPVPIPFANSHYAILGLHPSASVREIRQAYRELSKRYHPDTTELPSSLATAKFQRLNEAYCILSNSERRSLYDLTIGYSRWNVIQSPIENKNTKEWAYESRSAYLDPTDRPLSGGEIFALFILGLTLVGCLVLAIVVGILRGDEGIPPTALPQDYASIAVIFVSEVSNQDVAN; from the coding sequence GTGACTGAGCAGCAGACCACTAAACAATCAACCTCAGGGAAAATTCCCGTGCCGATACCGTTTGCTAATAGCCATTATGCTATTTTAGGGCTTCATCCGTCCGCTTCCGTCAGGGAAATTCGACAGGCCTATCGAGAGCTAAGTAAACGCTATCATCCCGATACGACAGAATTACCATCTTCCTTGGCCACCGCTAAATTTCAACGCTTAAATGAAGCTTATTGCATCTTGAGTAATTCAGAACGGCGATCGCTGTACGATCTGACTATTGGTTATTCTCGTTGGAATGTGATTCAATCGCCAATTGAGAACAAGAATACTAAGGAATGGGCTTACGAGTCCCGTTCTGCTTATCTCGATCCCACGGATCGCCCCTTGTCAGGGGGAGAAATTTTTGCTTTGTTTATTTTAGGTTTAACCTTAGTGGGATGTCTGGTTTTGGCGATTGTTGTGGGAATTCTGCGGGGGGATGAGGGGATTCCTCCCACTGCCCTACCTCAAGATTATGCCTCTATTGCCGTTATTTTCGTCTCTGAGGTGTCTAACCAGGATGTGGCTAACTAA
- a CDS encoding DUF3143 domain-containing protein, which produces MIFPSSDTPLYNHPLPAIEQWLSNLGCQQDLQNLNCWTIRKPSWNAQISLEIEELAVCYLKAGADGSDIKRAFKYSLSRQDIEAAVFGGP; this is translated from the coding sequence ATGATTTTTCCCTCTTCTGATACGCCCTTATATAACCATCCCCTACCGGCCATTGAGCAATGGCTCTCCAACTTAGGTTGTCAGCAAGACTTACAAAACTTAAACTGTTGGACGATTAGAAAACCTAGCTGGAATGCACAGATTAGTTTAGAAATTGAAGAATTAGCCGTTTGTTATCTCAAAGCAGGTGCAGACGGCTCAGATATTAAGCGCGCCTTCAAATATTCTTTGAGTCGTCAAGATATTGAAGCGGCTGTTTTTGGCGGCCCTTAA
- a CDS encoding AbrB family transcriptional regulator codes for MTQDKPLTGTSLLEKVRELGNLSKEEKARSCGYYTQTKNGIERVNMMKFLNALIDAEGIELDSTSEGQGRGGRSASYKISVQSNGNLLIGSAYTKKMGLEPGDEFEITLGRKHIHLKQVGAPDEDEE; via the coding sequence ATGACACAAGACAAACCCCTAACCGGTACATCCTTACTCGAAAAAGTAAGAGAGCTAGGAAACCTCAGCAAAGAAGAAAAAGCGAGATCTTGCGGCTACTATACCCAAACGAAAAATGGGATAGAACGGGTTAATATGATGAAGTTTCTCAACGCTTTAATTGATGCTGAGGGAATCGAACTCGATAGCACTTCGGAAGGACAAGGAAGAGGTGGCCGTTCAGCCAGCTATAAGATTAGTGTGCAATCTAATGGTAATCTCTTAATTGGTTCAGCCTATACCAAGAAAATGGGATTAGAACCTGGAGATGAATTTGAGATCACCCTAGGACGTAAACATATTCATCTCAAACAAGTTGGGGCCCCTGACGAAGATGAAGAATAA
- a CDS encoding Rrf2 family transcriptional regulator — protein MKLTTRSHYSVKALLDLSLQPNYGPTSVKAIAMRQDLPAPYLEKLLIEMRRSGLVNSMRGSQGGYQLARQPSQISLGQILEAVGETIEPFPHYNPDAEQAEDWVTFSLWKRLHGKLKEALYKITLADLYYDARSWRASQGEAITFVV, from the coding sequence ATGAAACTAACAACTCGCAGTCATTATAGCGTTAAAGCCTTACTAGATCTAAGTTTACAGCCTAACTATGGACCGACTTCAGTAAAAGCGATCGCAATGCGTCAAGATTTACCGGCCCCATACTTAGAAAAATTACTGATTGAAATGCGTCGTTCTGGGTTAGTTAATTCAATGCGTGGTTCCCAAGGAGGCTATCAATTAGCTCGTCAACCCAGTCAAATTTCTTTGGGGCAAATTTTGGAAGCAGTAGGGGAGACAATTGAGCCATTCCCTCACTATAACCCTGATGCTGAACAAGCAGAAGATTGGGTAACATTTAGTCTCTGGAAACGACTTCATGGGAAACTGAAAGAGGCACTTTACAAGATTACCTTAGCGGATCTTTACTATGATGCTCGTAGCTGGCGAGCCTCTCAAGGAGAAGCCATCACTTTTGTTGTCTAA